A section of the Microbulbifer pacificus genome encodes:
- a CDS encoding DUF3149 domain-containing protein: MDAMIDLFTSFSGLLSLGIIGFVCVMAGYFTRMALNKMNKELEQQAK, encoded by the coding sequence ATGGACGCAATGATCGATCTTTTCACCAGCTTTTCTGGCCTGTTGAGCCTGGGCATTATCGGGTTCGTATGTGTTATGGCCGGATACTTTACCCGCATGGCCCTGAACAAAATGAACAAGGAGCTGGAGCAACAGGCCAAATAG